The DNA window ATCTGGTGGCTGTGGGAGACCGATCCCGGCCCCGTCCGCCCGCCCGCCGATATCGGCGGCGGCATCGTGGTGCCGGTCTACGTCACCGGCCCGATGAACCATTCCTGGTGGGCGATGATCGTCCTCATGGTGGTGTGCGGCATGGTGTTCACCTGCCTGATCTTCTCCTACCTGTTCCTGTGGCTCGTGAATCCCGGCGCCTGGCCGCCTCAGGGCATCGAGCCCCCGGAGCGTCTCTGGCCCCTCGTGTCGGCTGCGCTCTACATCGCCAGCGCGGCACTGATCGTCGTGGCCAGCCGCATCTTGAGGGGCGACGACCGCCGCAGCCCGCGCGCCGTGCCGATCCTCATCGCGGTGGCGCTCCTGCTCGTGTCCGGCGCGTCGGCGGCGGACCTGTGGGCGCAATGGCGGACGGGCTTGAGCCCCTCGGCCCATGCCTACGGGGCCGCGGTCTACGCCATCGTGTCCCTACAGATCTTCTTCGTGCTGACGACGCTCGTCATGGGGCTCTACACCATCGCCCGCTGGCTCGCCGGCCGGCTCGACAGCATCCGCCGGACCACCTTCGACAATACGATGCTGTTCTGGTCCTACACGGTCGGCCAGGGCCTGGTCGGCCTGGCGGTCGTCCACGGCTTCCCGCGCCTGATCGGAGGGCCCTGAGCATGATCGGCAGGCGGACCGGACAGGTTGTGCTGATGCTGGCCGGGCTCCTCGCATGGGCGGTCCAGTTCACCATCATCTACGGGGCGACGTCGACCCTCTGCGGCCTCGACCGGGCGGACGCGACGCTCCTCGGGATCGGGAATGTTCAGGCCGTCGTCCTGGCGACGACGCTCGCGGCCTTCCTGGCCGCCGCCGGTGCGCTGGCTTGGTTGCTGTGGGCTCAGAAGCGAACAAGCGACCAGGCGGCCCCGGCGGATCGCTTCATGACCCAGGCGGGAGCGCTGATCGGCGGCTTCTCGCTGATCGCGATCCTGTGGCAGGGACTTCCCGCCCTCATCCTTCCGGCTTGCGCGTGAGGCGCACCATGCACGAGGCTCGACCATGATCAACTGGCAGGAGATGTTCATCCCGGTTCACTCGATCCCCGAGATCATCCTGCGCGGGACGATGACCTACATCATGCTGTTCCTGATCCTGCGGTTCCTGCTCAAGCGGCAGACCGGCGTGATCGGGGTCGCGGATCTTCTCGTGATCGTCCTCATCGCCGACGCGGCGCAGAACGCCATGGCGAACGAATACAAGTCGATCACCGAGGGCGGCCTTCTCGTCCTCACCATCGTGTTCTGGAACTACGCGATCGACTGGCTCGGCTTCCACTTCCCGGCCTTCCAGCGTTTCACGCGGCCGTCGCCGCTCCTGCTGATCGAGAACGGCAAGATGCTGCCGAAAAACATGCGGCAGGAGATGATCACCACGGAGGAGCTCACCAGCCAGCTGCGGGAGCAGGGCGTTGAGCACTGCTCCGACGTGAAGAAGGCCTATATCGAGGGCGACGGGACGATCAGCGTCATCCGGAAGGACAAGGGCGAGACCGGCGGCAATGACGGGTCGCTGAAGGGGATCACCTGACCCCGTCAGACGATGCCCCCGCTGCCGCCGGCGACGGCCGGTCGTTCCTTGGCGACCATCTGGCGGTAGCCGCTCGCCCGGTAGGCGGCGATCGGGTCGATGGCGCCGCCGGCCTGCAGGCGCGCCATGGCGAGGATCGGCTCGACGTCCGTCCGGTAGGCCGCCTTCAGGGTCTCGGACGCCATCAGGGCGTCGTTGTCGTCCTGGTAGCCCTCGAGGGC is part of the Microvirga terrae genome and encodes:
- a CDS encoding DUF421 domain-containing protein; translation: MINWQEMFIPVHSIPEIILRGTMTYIMLFLILRFLLKRQTGVIGVADLLVIVLIADAAQNAMANEYKSITEGGLLVLTIVFWNYAIDWLGFHFPAFQRFTRPSPLLLIENGKMLPKNMRQEMITTEELTSQLREQGVEHCSDVKKAYIEGDGTISVIRKDKGETGGNDGSLKGIT